A genomic segment from Thermostichus lividus PCC 6715 encodes:
- the rsfS gene encoding ribosome silencing factor has protein sequence MAAIADPSLKLAWTAAYAADDRKAVDICLLDVTGVSYLTDYFVIVTGLSKTQVRAIYQAVEEAAQTHCQRQPQHTEGQDNCSWVLMDYGDVIVHIQLPKERQYYNLEAFWGHARRIPFEPLVTT, from the coding sequence GTGGCCGCGATCGCTGACCCTAGCCTCAAGCTAGCATGGACTGCTGCCTACGCCGCAGACGATCGCAAGGCGGTGGACATTTGTCTTCTTGATGTAACTGGGGTGTCGTACCTCACTGACTATTTTGTCATTGTTACGGGACTGTCTAAAACGCAGGTGCGAGCCATTTACCAAGCGGTGGAGGAGGCTGCTCAAACCCACTGCCAACGACAACCGCAGCATACGGAAGGCCAAGACAACTGTTCATGGGTGCTGATGGACTACGGGGATGTGATTGTCCATATCCAACTCCCGAAGGAACGCCAATACTATAACTTAGAAGCGTTTTGGGGACATGCCCGGCGCATCCCCTTTGAGCCGCTGGTCACCACCTAG
- a CDS encoding GTPase family protein has product MTQLPWWKWFLLALPLVAIALLVLIAASIQIHAWGLSWLWAVVVVVLILWRWGVAHWLVETQATPALPELLNGGDRTAQDQQALQILQDILAKSRDDVPPWENWLLFWQRAHTLVNGIAHVYYPNSQRPLLHIYVPQAYRLLRDTVEDVDRWLQTLDPILSRVTVGQAVRAYELSRQWAPAARWGVTAWQLSQWLLNPSVALTNTLTQGQQQKANQALIANLGLTLREQTLKALGLRAIALYSGAVPSLDLPSPSLQTGTLQDILEETLPLTRAETDPVNVFLVGRTGAGKSSLINSLFAAPTADVSPLPNTAEIRQYRWQADLMLWDTPGYEDIQGADIQARLRQLLPRMDVVLLLTPALDPALAPDLVALDIIRQQVADLPIVVVVTQVDRLRPLREWDPPYDWQRGSRAKEVSIREAVAYRQQQFAPYTPHLFPIVNVTDERRAWGLPELSDTVLRLVNPAKQIRMARWLKDRQTRLHAASRLIDTYCSRITTSQGVADLLKRPVLQFLSTMLTGSPAAAWLLAEKLPLEQLPVILCKLQLAYELYTLLQTPGDRLEVTPRSFDLREIAPLVLHTRAPLEQDTWATGHTLVEYWSQAQPSQSLMARYNDYWQRFRA; this is encoded by the coding sequence ATGACGCAACTGCCATGGTGGAAGTGGTTTCTTTTGGCACTACCACTGGTGGCGATCGCCTTGCTGGTTCTCATTGCCGCCTCGATCCAAATTCATGCGTGGGGACTAAGTTGGCTGTGGGCGGTGGTGGTGGTGGTTCTCATTCTCTGGCGGTGGGGGGTAGCCCATTGGCTGGTGGAAACCCAAGCAACGCCAGCGCTACCAGAATTGCTCAACGGTGGCGATCGCACCGCCCAAGATCAACAGGCGCTGCAAATTCTACAGGATATTTTGGCCAAGAGTCGTGACGATGTTCCCCCGTGGGAAAATTGGCTCCTGTTTTGGCAGCGGGCACACACCCTTGTCAATGGCATTGCTCATGTGTATTACCCCAATAGTCAACGCCCATTGCTGCACATCTATGTGCCCCAAGCCTATCGCCTCCTGCGGGATACGGTGGAGGATGTGGATCGCTGGCTGCAAACCCTCGACCCCATTTTGTCACGGGTGACGGTGGGGCAAGCGGTACGCGCCTACGAACTCTCTCGCCAATGGGCACCCGCTGCCCGCTGGGGGGTCACCGCATGGCAACTCTCCCAGTGGCTGCTGAACCCCAGCGTTGCCCTGACCAACACCCTCACTCAAGGGCAACAGCAAAAAGCCAACCAAGCCCTAATTGCCAATTTAGGCTTAACCCTGCGCGAACAAACCCTCAAAGCCCTCGGCTTACGGGCGATCGCCCTGTACAGTGGCGCGGTTCCCTCCCTTGACCTCCCATCTCCCAGTCTTCAGACTGGCACTCTCCAAGATATCCTCGAAGAAACCCTGCCCCTCACCCGGGCTGAGACCGATCCGGTGAATGTGTTTTTGGTGGGGCGCACAGGAGCCGGCAAAAGTAGCCTCATTAATAGCTTGTTTGCGGCTCCCACTGCCGATGTTTCCCCCCTGCCCAATACCGCAGAGATTCGCCAGTATCGTTGGCAAGCGGATTTGATGTTGTGGGACACCCCCGGCTACGAAGACATTCAGGGTGCGGATATTCAAGCTCGTCTGCGGCAACTCCTGCCACGGATGGATGTGGTGCTCCTGCTCACGCCGGCACTGGATCCTGCCCTTGCCCCAGATTTAGTGGCCTTAGACATTATTCGTCAGCAGGTTGCGGATCTGCCGATTGTGGTGGTGGTCACTCAAGTTGATCGGTTGCGCCCTTTGCGGGAGTGGGATCCGCCCTACGATTGGCAGCGGGGTAGCCGTGCAAAAGAAGTAAGTATCCGTGAGGCTGTGGCCTATCGTCAGCAGCAATTTGCCCCCTATACCCCCCATCTCTTCCCTATCGTTAATGTCACGGATGAGCGCAGGGCATGGGGGCTACCCGAGTTGAGCGATACCGTACTCCGTCTGGTCAACCCAGCAAAACAGATCCGTATGGCACGGTGGCTCAAGGATCGCCAGACCCGCCTCCATGCAGCGTCGCGATTGATCGACACCTACTGTAGCCGTATCACCACCAGCCAAGGGGTGGCAGACTTACTCAAACGACCTGTCCTGCAGTTTCTATCGACAATGCTGACGGGGTCGCCCGCTGCGGCGTGGCTGTTGGCGGAAAAGCTGCCCCTTGAGCAGTTGCCGGTGATTCTGTGCAAGCTGCAGCTGGCCTACGAGCTTTATACCCTGCTGCAAACGCCGGGCGATCGCCTCGAAGTGACTCCCCGCTCCTTTGACCTGAGAGAGATTGCCCCCCTTGTGCTGCATACCCGTGCGCCCCTTGAGCAGGATACGTGGGCAACAGGGCACACCCTCGTTGAATACTGGAGCCAAGCCCAACCCTCGCAGTCTCTAATGGCTCGTTACAATGATTACTGGCAGCGATTTCGTGCCTAA